In Methanosarcina siciliae T4/M, one genomic interval encodes:
- a CDS encoding nucleotidyltransferase family protein has product MKLIYIKKLQEMLPELKKKYPIKYMGVFGSYVRGEQSPSSDLDILVEFNGSITLLGCAGLENELSDRLGIKVDLVSKTSLKPRIGKHVLSEVVEV; this is encoded by the coding sequence GTGAAGTTGATATATATTAAAAAACTGCAGGAAATGCTTCCGGAACTGAAGAAGAAATACCCTATAAAATATATGGGAGTTTTTGGTTCTTATGTCCGGGGAGAGCAGAGCCCATCTAGCGACCTTGACATCCTTGTGGAATTCAATGGGTCCATTACATTGCTGGGGTGTGCCGGACTTGAGAATGAATTATCGGATAGGCTTGGGATTAAGGTCGATCTTGTATCAAAAACTTCTCTGAAACCCAGGATAGGAAAACATGTCCTTTCAGAGGTAGTTGAGGTATGA